Proteins co-encoded in one Dyella japonica A8 genomic window:
- a CDS encoding DUF423 domain-containing protein: MRQPAFSTGLLVGLAGASAVALGAFGAHALRGVLDERGVELWHTAVSYHFWHALALVFAVTVAGGRASRVAVAAYAIGIVLFSGSLYALALGAPRWFGAITPLGGVAFIVGWMALGVALTARGSRATD, translated from the coding sequence ATGCGACAACCTGCCTTTTCGACGGGACTGCTGGTGGGGCTGGCAGGTGCCAGCGCCGTCGCCCTTGGCGCCTTTGGCGCGCACGCGCTGCGCGGTGTGCTGGATGAGCGCGGCGTGGAGCTGTGGCATACGGCGGTGAGCTACCACTTCTGGCACGCGCTGGCGCTGGTGTTTGCTGTGACGGTGGCTGGCGGGCGTGCCTCGCGCGTCGCCGTTGCCGCCTACGCCATCGGCATCGTGCTCTTCAGCGGCAGTCTTTACGCGCTGGCGCTGGGTGCGCCACGCTGGTTCGGCGCCATCACGCCGCTGGGCGGCGTGGCCTTCATCGTGGGGTGGATGGCGCTCGGCGTGGCGTTGACCGCGCGGGGCAGCCGCGCCACGGACTGA
- a CDS encoding SCO family protein, whose translation MKLCRTRRWLMLLMLAFGALILAGCHRDDGIEWRLTNVSGHMPDLDFHLVDDHGKNVSGQDYRGKVVLLYFGYTHCPDVCPLTLAQLHVVMQRLGPLADGARILFVSVDPARDTPDVMHAYVNAFDPRAVGLSGTPGEVEALSKRYRSAFTREPDRADGQYEVTHSSAIYLFDGEGKARLLATPNNPQDDIVHDLHLLLSLGTQS comes from the coding sequence ATGAAGCTTTGTCGCACCCGTCGCTGGCTGATGCTGTTGATGCTGGCGTTCGGCGCGCTGATCCTCGCCGGTTGCCATCGTGACGACGGGATCGAGTGGCGGCTCACCAATGTCTCCGGCCACATGCCGGACCTGGATTTTCATCTGGTCGACGACCACGGCAAGAACGTCAGCGGCCAGGATTACCGCGGCAAGGTGGTGCTGCTTTATTTCGGCTACACGCACTGCCCTGACGTGTGCCCCCTGACCCTGGCACAGCTGCACGTGGTCATGCAGCGGCTCGGGCCGCTGGCCGATGGCGCGCGCATCCTGTTCGTCAGCGTCGATCCGGCGCGCGACACGCCGGACGTCATGCACGCCTACGTCAATGCCTTTGACCCGCGCGCCGTCGGGCTGTCCGGGACGCCAGGCGAGGTCGAGGCACTGAGCAAGCGCTACCGCTCCGCGTTCACACGCGAACCCGATCGCGCCGACGGGCAGTACGAAGTGACGCACAGCTCGGCCATCTATCTGTTCGATGGTGAAGGCAAGGCGCGCCTGCTCGCCACGCCCAACAACCCGCAGGACGACATCGTCCACGACCTGCACCTGCTGCTGAGCCTGGGAACCCAGTCATGA
- a CDS encoding copper chaperone PCu(A)C — translation MSLRTTCALPFVVLGLMFATASHANEAEHIRASQAWIRVLPGDLPAGAYVTLENTGDQPASLRDAHSASYGSAMLHQSSGEGGVSRMSMVESLAIPAHGKAELSPGGYHLMLMQAKTPVKPGDTIKVTLTFGDGSTLDADFVARPANATGFSG, via the coding sequence ATGAGCCTTCGCACCACCTGCGCCCTGCCCTTCGTCGTGCTCGGCCTGATGTTCGCCACGGCGAGCCATGCCAACGAAGCCGAGCACATCCGCGCCAGCCAGGCGTGGATACGCGTGTTACCGGGCGATCTGCCTGCGGGCGCCTATGTCACGCTGGAAAACACGGGCGACCAGCCAGCCAGCCTGCGCGACGCGCATAGCGCCAGCTACGGCAGCGCCATGTTGCACCAGAGCAGCGGCGAAGGCGGCGTCAGTCGCATGTCCATGGTCGAAAGCCTTGCCATTCCCGCGCACGGCAAGGCGGAACTGTCGCCCGGCGGCTACCACCTGATGTTGATGCAGGCAAAGACGCCGGTGAAGCCCGGCGACACGATCAAGGTAACGCTCACCTTCGGCGATGGCAGCACGCTGGATGCCGACTTTGTCGCGCGGCCGGCCAATGCGACGGGCTTCAGTGGCTAA
- a CDS encoding cytochrome c oxidase assembly protein translates to MMASVLKWIVPWEFSWVFLLSFIGCCVLYVRGSRRLHVSIGRRLSFWTGMLLVYVSLHTYLDYFFEHEFFMHRIQQILLHHLAPLLIIASYPGTVLHKGLPFRWRLRLLRPVRRSWPWRMASAVWCNPAVATVVFVAFILIWLVPSMQTLAMLDWRIYRFMNWSMLASGFTYWWLVLDHRPRPPGRMTPGIRVLSPGITMTPQILAGAIVTFSKADLYPIFEICGRAFTFNVLTAQLVGGVIMWVPAALIESIGGLLAMRQWLRLSRSGRIRRKPWPARRMPATAQQ, encoded by the coding sequence ATGATGGCAAGCGTGCTCAAGTGGATCGTGCCCTGGGAGTTCTCCTGGGTCTTCCTGCTGTCTTTCATCGGGTGTTGCGTGCTCTATGTTCGTGGCAGCCGCCGGCTTCACGTCAGCATCGGGCGGCGCCTGTCGTTCTGGACCGGCATGCTGCTGGTCTATGTGTCGCTGCACACGTACCTGGACTATTTCTTCGAGCATGAATTCTTCATGCATCGCATCCAGCAGATCCTGCTGCATCATCTGGCGCCGCTGCTGATCATCGCCTCGTATCCGGGCACCGTGCTGCACAAGGGCCTGCCGTTCCGCTGGCGCTTGCGCCTGCTGCGCCCGGTACGGCGCTCGTGGCCATGGCGCATGGCCAGCGCCGTGTGGTGCAACCCGGCCGTGGCCACGGTGGTGTTCGTTGCCTTCATCCTGATATGGCTGGTGCCGTCGATGCAGACGCTCGCCATGCTGGACTGGCGCATCTACCGCTTCATGAACTGGTCGATGCTGGCCAGCGGTTTCACCTACTGGTGGCTGGTGCTCGATCACCGTCCGCGTCCACCGGGACGCATGACGCCGGGCATCCGCGTGCTGTCGCCGGGCATCACCATGACGCCGCAGATCCTTGCCGGTGCGATCGTCACGTTCTCCAAGGCCGATCTTTATCCGATCTTCGAGATCTGCGGCCGCGCGTTCACCTTCAACGTGCTCACCGCCCAGCTGGTGGGCGGCGTGATCATGTGGGTGCCGGCGGCGCTGATCGAGTCCATCGGTGGCCTGCTCGCCATGCGCCAGTGGCTGCGCCTGTCGCGCAGCGGGCGCATCCGGCGCAAGCCGTGGCCCGCAAGGCGGATGCCTGCCACAGCGCAGCAGTAG
- a CDS encoding GldG family protein, whose translation MRRIHFSRRVVLLSAVAVLATLFVIFVLASSRWRMGRVDLTSDKLYTLTPGTVHIVEGLHAPLRLTLYFSSHATRDLPQLRTYEQRVAEMLQEMVARSHGRIRLKIVDPVPYSDDEASAEGYGLSPINGGTNGERVFFGLVGSTLSSSADADIDTEGEDRLPKKVQAIPLFDPSRETFLEYDIAKLLYELDQPSKPHIGVISSLPVQGNPVIGEEPWTVMRQLSQQFDVKTLDPAKLKHIDGDIKALLVIHPKHLPADALYAIDQYVLNGGHLVVFVDPVAEMDNTPFVDSNGVTDDHNSNLSRLFSAWGVQYDPQKVVLDRSRALRIELADNSSMSHPAMLGLGQPELNHDDVTTASLQRINVSSVGYFDLAQGTPSRLVPLMQSTTDAEVVPSQRVRESINNPAALLDNYKPDNVHYVIAARVRGQFPSAFPERSNEQGHLAGANASTEVILVGDTDLLSDRLWVSYAQSLLGQPQLSAIANNGDLITNIADNLSGSSALLSIHGRVSSQRPFTRVLALQSAADQKFLAKKQELQRELAVTRTRLAELQPAKSAGRSDSATPEQRAEIEQFLQRQLQINKQLRDVQHQFNAEIDALGLRLKFINIVLIPSIVTIVGLLYGWRRSRRSRRGRA comes from the coding sequence ATGAGGCGCATTCACTTCAGCCGTCGCGTGGTGCTGCTGTCCGCCGTGGCCGTGCTGGCCACGCTGTTCGTCATCTTCGTGCTTGCCAGCAGCCGTTGGCGCATGGGGCGCGTGGACCTCACCTCCGACAAGCTCTACACGCTTACCCCGGGTACCGTGCATATCGTCGAAGGCTTGCACGCTCCGCTGCGCCTGACGCTCTACTTCTCCAGCCATGCCACGCGCGACCTGCCGCAGCTGCGCACCTACGAACAGCGCGTGGCGGAGATGCTGCAGGAGATGGTGGCGCGCTCGCACGGGCGGATACGCCTGAAGATCGTCGACCCCGTACCGTACTCGGACGACGAAGCCAGCGCCGAAGGTTACGGCCTGTCGCCGATCAACGGCGGCACCAATGGCGAGCGGGTGTTCTTCGGCCTGGTGGGCAGCACCTTGTCTTCCAGCGCCGATGCCGACATCGATACCGAAGGCGAGGATCGCCTGCCCAAGAAGGTGCAGGCGATTCCGTTGTTCGATCCTTCGCGCGAGACCTTCCTCGAGTACGACATCGCTAAGCTGCTGTACGAGCTGGACCAGCCGTCCAAGCCGCATATCGGGGTGATCAGCAGCCTGCCCGTGCAGGGCAATCCCGTGATCGGCGAAGAGCCCTGGACGGTGATGCGCCAGCTGTCGCAGCAGTTCGACGTGAAGACGCTCGATCCTGCGAAGCTCAAGCACATCGATGGCGACATCAAGGCCTTGCTGGTGATCCATCCCAAGCACCTGCCGGCCGATGCGCTGTACGCCATCGACCAGTACGTGCTTAACGGTGGGCACCTGGTGGTGTTCGTCGACCCCGTGGCGGAGATGGACAACACGCCGTTCGTCGACAGCAACGGCGTCACCGACGACCACAATTCGAACCTGTCGCGCCTGTTCAGCGCCTGGGGCGTGCAGTACGACCCGCAAAAGGTCGTGCTCGACCGCTCCCGCGCGTTGCGCATCGAGCTGGCGGACAACAGCTCCATGAGCCATCCGGCCATGCTCGGCCTGGGCCAGCCGGAGCTCAACCACGACGACGTGACCACGGCCAGCCTGCAGCGCATCAACGTATCCAGCGTGGGCTATTTCGATCTTGCGCAGGGCACGCCGTCGCGGCTGGTGCCGTTGATGCAGTCAACCACCGATGCCGAGGTGGTGCCGAGCCAGCGCGTGCGCGAGTCGATCAACAACCCGGCGGCGCTGCTCGATAACTACAAGCCCGACAACGTCCACTACGTGATCGCGGCCCGCGTGCGCGGCCAGTTTCCCAGCGCCTTCCCGGAGCGCTCGAACGAGCAGGGGCATCTGGCCGGCGCCAACGCCAGCACCGAGGTGATCCTGGTTGGCGATACCGACCTGCTGAGCGACCGCCTGTGGGTGTCGTACGCACAAAGCCTGCTCGGTCAGCCGCAGCTGAGCGCCATCGCCAACAACGGCGACCTGATCACCAACATCGCGGACAACCTGAGCGGCTCGTCGGCCCTGCTTTCCATCCACGGACGGGTCAGCTCGCAGCGTCCGTTCACCCGTGTGCTTGCCCTGCAAAGCGCCGCCGACCAGAAGTTCCTCGCCAAGAAGCAGGAGCTGCAGCGGGAACTGGCGGTCACCCGCACGCGCCTGGCCGAGTTGCAGCCGGCCAAATCGGCCGGTCGCAGCGATAGCGCGACGCCGGAGCAGCGCGCGGAGATCGAGCAGTTCCTGCAGCGCCAGCTGCAGATCAACAAGCAACTGCGCGACGTGCAGCACCAGTTCAATGCGGAGATCGATGCGCTCGGCCTGCGCCTGAAGTTCATCAATATCGTGCTGATCCCCTCGATCGTGACCATCGTTGGCCTGCTCTACGGCTGGCGCCGCTCCCGGCGCAGCCGGCGGGGTCGCGCATGA
- a CDS encoding ABC transporter permease subunit has product MSPIAAVTRRELRSYFVTPVAYVFLVIFLVLSGILTFYAGDFYERRQADLQPFFVMHPWLYLVLVPAVSMRMWAEEAKGGTLELLMSLPLTLAQAMLGKFLAAWMFIGLALVLTFPIWITVNYLGSPDNGVILAGYIGSWLMAGAFLAIGACLSAVTQSQVVAFVLTLVVCFLLILVGQPQVMEFFQGAMPRRLVNALAHLSMVRHFEAISRGVLDLRDLLYFLASMTAWLTAGVLTLDLKRTP; this is encoded by the coding sequence ATGAGCCCGATCGCAGCGGTGACGCGTCGCGAATTGCGCAGCTACTTCGTGACGCCGGTGGCGTACGTGTTCCTGGTGATCTTCCTGGTGCTGTCCGGCATCCTCACGTTCTACGCGGGAGATTTCTACGAGCGCAGGCAGGCCGACCTGCAGCCGTTCTTCGTGATGCACCCCTGGCTCTATCTTGTGCTGGTGCCGGCGGTGTCGATGCGCATGTGGGCGGAAGAGGCCAAGGGCGGCACGCTGGAACTGTTGATGAGCCTGCCGCTCACGCTGGCGCAGGCGATGCTTGGCAAGTTCCTCGCCGCATGGATGTTCATCGGGCTGGCGCTGGTGTTGACCTTTCCGATCTGGATCACCGTGAACTACCTCGGTTCACCGGACAACGGCGTGATCCTGGCCGGCTACATCGGCAGCTGGCTCATGGCGGGTGCTTTCCTGGCCATCGGTGCCTGCCTGTCCGCCGTGACGCAGAGCCAGGTGGTGGCCTTTGTGTTGACCCTGGTGGTGTGCTTCCTGCTGATCCTGGTCGGGCAGCCGCAGGTGATGGAGTTCTTCCAGGGGGCGATGCCGCGCAGGCTGGTGAACGCGCTGGCGCACCTGAGCATGGTGCGCCACTTCGAGGCGATATCGCGCGGCGTGCTGGACCTGCGTGACCTGTTGTATTTCCTCGCGAGCATGACCGCCTGGCTTACCGCCGGCGTGCTCACGCTCGACCTGAAGCGGACGCCGTGA
- a CDS encoding ABC transporter ATP-binding protein gives MIETEQLTRRYGALTAVDSLSFRAEPGQVLGLLGPNGAGKTTAMRMIAGFLAPSSGTARVCGYDVRKEPLKAKRALGYLPEGAPSYGELTVREFLTFIIRMRGLQRDEGYRRFERVVGGLQLEGVLDQCIDTLSKGLKRRVGLAQAIVHNPQVLMLDEPTDGLDPNQKHTVRQLIDQMARDRTILISTHLLEEVHALCNRVVIIANGRLMVDATPAELESRSRYHGAVSFSAPGSGVSQEMLGRLPQVASIEVDPMDGRITVFPRTGERILEPVETLLRQQGLEVSEIQLERGRLDEVFRQITMGAENRE, from the coding sequence ATGATCGAAACCGAACAGCTCACTCGTCGCTATGGCGCCCTGACGGCAGTGGACTCGCTGAGTTTCCGCGCCGAACCGGGGCAGGTGCTCGGCCTGCTCGGCCCCAACGGCGCCGGCAAGACCACCGCGATGCGCATGATCGCCGGGTTCCTGGCGCCCAGTTCCGGCACGGCGCGTGTTTGCGGCTACGACGTGCGCAAGGAGCCCCTTAAGGCCAAGCGTGCGCTGGGTTACCTGCCTGAGGGCGCGCCCAGCTATGGCGAGCTGACGGTGCGCGAGTTCCTTACCTTCATCATCCGCATGCGTGGCCTGCAGCGCGACGAAGGCTACCGGCGTTTCGAGCGCGTGGTCGGTGGTTTGCAGCTTGAGGGCGTGCTCGACCAGTGCATCGACACTTTGTCGAAGGGCCTCAAGCGCCGCGTGGGCCTGGCGCAGGCCATCGTGCACAACCCGCAAGTGCTGATGCTCGACGAGCCCACGGATGGCCTGGACCCGAACCAGAAGCACACCGTGCGCCAGCTGATCGACCAGATGGCACGCGACCGCACCATCCTCATCTCCACGCATCTGCTGGAAGAAGTGCACGCGCTCTGCAATCGCGTGGTGATCATTGCCAATGGGCGCCTGATGGTCGACGCCACGCCGGCGGAGCTCGAGTCGCGTTCCCGCTATCACGGCGCGGTGTCGTTCAGCGCACCGGGCAGCGGAGTATCCCAGGAGATGCTGGGGCGGCTGCCGCAGGTCGCATCGATCGAAGTCGATCCGATGGATGGCCGCATCACGGTTTTCCCGCGGACGGGTGAGCGCATCCTTGAACCGGTGGAAACGCTGCTGCGCCAGCAGGGGCTCGAAGTGTCGGAAATCCAGCTGGAACGCGGGCGCCTGGACGAGGTGTTCCGCCAGATCACCATGGGCGCGGAGAACAGGGAATGA
- a CDS encoding response regulator, which yields MISVCLVDDQNLVRQGVRSLLDLAEDIRVVAECADGAQAVQDIPRVKPDVVLLDLRMPNMSGLEVLQALSARNELPPTIILTTFDDDQLVLQGLKAGARGYLLKDVSLEQLVEAVRTVAAGGSLVAPMVTQRLLAGVGRMQNQFTSLEQPDPLTERETEILRLLSGGYSNKEIANSLKVAEGTVKNHVSNILSKLGVRDRTRAVLKALELGIV from the coding sequence ATGATTTCCGTCTGTCTCGTTGACGACCAGAACCTGGTTCGCCAAGGTGTCCGTTCACTGCTCGACCTGGCGGAGGATATCCGCGTGGTGGCCGAATGCGCCGATGGCGCCCAGGCCGTCCAGGACATCCCGCGGGTGAAACCCGACGTGGTACTGCTGGACCTGCGCATGCCCAACATGAGCGGCCTGGAAGTGTTGCAGGCGCTGTCCGCCCGCAACGAACTGCCGCCCACCATCATCCTCACCACCTTCGACGACGACCAGCTCGTGCTGCAGGGCCTGAAGGCCGGCGCCCGCGGCTACCTGCTCAAGGACGTCTCGCTGGAGCAACTGGTGGAGGCTGTCCGTACCGTGGCCGCCGGCGGCTCGCTGGTGGCACCCATGGTCACCCAGCGCCTGCTGGCCGGGGTCGGCCGCATGCAGAACCAGTTCACCAGCCTGGAGCAGCCCGACCCCCTGACCGAGCGCGAGACCGAGATCCTGCGCCTGCTGTCCGGCGGCTACAGCAACAAGGAGATCGCCAACTCCCTGAAAGTGGCGGAGGGGACGGTGAAGAACCACGTTTCCAACATCCTCTCCAAGCTGGGGGTGCGTGACCGTACCCGCGCGGTGCTGAAGGCACTGGAGCTGGGCATCGTCTGA
- a CDS encoding sensor histidine kinase → MAWSNINHIRLLRYAGLFTYLCVALPLLSGPGGLAEVSAWWSNPNITGWILSYLIFGVTYLLLTRRSGMTRQTGYPSVAQLFGLVVLTGSAVAMGWFSQSGLSAMLMLVIAVVLPWQLPVGAGLAWMLLQNLMLIPIIASYMGWTIVTAFLQVCMYLGISALVFFTSMIASLQAEEREVQRRLNSELRATRALLAESTRIAERMRIARDLHDLVGHHLTALSLNLEVASHLVNAQAAEHVQKAQVTAKHLLSDVREVVSELRQDDAIDLTLALRSLTEGVPGLGVHMQTPPRFSVEDPRRAQVLLRCAQEIITNTARHAGARNLWLRFDYINANLLELYARDDGRGAVNFRPGNGLSGMRERLAEFDGSVTVEAALQQGFALTVRLPLGEVQELAHTPSRFEPPALGML, encoded by the coding sequence ATGGCCTGGTCAAACATTAATCACATCCGGCTGCTCCGGTACGCTGGCCTGTTCACGTACCTGTGCGTCGCCCTGCCGCTGCTTTCCGGTCCCGGAGGGCTGGCGGAGGTCAGCGCCTGGTGGAGCAACCCGAACATCACGGGCTGGATCCTCTCCTACCTGATCTTTGGCGTGACCTACCTGCTGCTGACGCGGCGGTCGGGCATGACGCGGCAGACGGGGTATCCCTCCGTCGCCCAGCTGTTCGGGCTGGTCGTGCTCACCGGTTCGGCGGTGGCCATGGGCTGGTTCAGCCAGAGCGGCCTGTCGGCCATGCTCATGCTGGTGATCGCCGTGGTGCTGCCCTGGCAGCTGCCGGTGGGGGCAGGGCTGGCCTGGATGCTGCTGCAGAACCTGATGCTGATTCCCATCATCGCCAGCTACATGGGCTGGACGATCGTGACTGCCTTCCTGCAGGTCTGCATGTACCTGGGCATCTCGGCGCTGGTGTTCTTCACCTCGATGATCGCCAGCCTGCAGGCCGAGGAGCGCGAGGTGCAGCGCCGGCTCAATTCCGAGCTGCGCGCCACCCGTGCATTGCTGGCCGAGTCCACCCGCATCGCCGAGCGCATGCGCATCGCTCGCGACCTGCACGACCTGGTCGGCCATCACCTGACGGCGCTCAGCCTGAACCTGGAAGTGGCCAGCCATCTGGTGAACGCACAGGCGGCGGAGCACGTGCAGAAGGCGCAGGTGACTGCCAAGCACCTGCTGTCGGACGTTCGCGAGGTGGTGAGCGAGCTGCGCCAGGACGACGCCATCGACCTGACCCTGGCGCTGCGCAGCCTGACCGAGGGCGTGCCGGGCCTGGGCGTCCACATGCAGACGCCGCCGCGCTTCAGCGTGGAAGATCCGCGCCGCGCCCAGGTACTGCTGCGCTGCGCGCAGGAAATCATCACCAATACGGCGCGCCATGCCGGCGCCCGCAACCTGTGGCTGCGCTTCGATTACATCAACGCCAACCTGCTGGAACTGTATGCCCGCGACGACGGCCGCGGCGCGGTGAATTTCCGGCCGGGCAACGGCCTGTCGGGCATGCGCGAGCGGCTGGCCGAGTTCGACGGCAGCGTCACCGTCGAAGCCGCGCTCCAGCAAGGGTTTGCGCTGACCGTGCGCCTGCCGCTGGGCGAGGTCCAGGAGCTGGCGCACACGCCGTCACGGTTCGAACCCCCGGCTTTGGGCATGCTGTAG
- a CDS encoding GNAT family N-acetyltransferase — protein sequence MALAIRDVREHDLDAVLALNNAAGRTILALDAAQLRYFYEHADYFRVAEIDGHLAGFLIALREGRDYDSPNYLWFAEHYPQFAYIDRIVIANAYRRHGLGRIFYCDVTSFAEVRVPLLTCEVFLEPRDDVVVLFHGTYGFQEVGQQRMGTEGPQVSLLAKDLPSYAFVRETYLDHDGLPDVPWLAERQRPVHPDTPQRRLAGERRP from the coding sequence ATGGCCCTTGCCATCCGCGACGTGCGAGAGCACGACCTGGATGCCGTACTGGCGCTCAACAACGCCGCCGGCCGCACCATCCTCGCCCTGGACGCGGCTCAGCTGCGCTACTTCTACGAACACGCGGATTATTTTCGCGTGGCCGAGATCGATGGCCACCTGGCCGGGTTCCTCATTGCCCTGCGCGAAGGCCGGGACTACGACAGCCCGAACTATCTCTGGTTTGCCGAGCACTACCCGCAGTTCGCCTACATCGACCGCATCGTCATCGCCAACGCCTACCGTCGCCACGGGCTGGGTCGCATCTTCTATTGCGACGTCACCAGCTTCGCCGAGGTGCGCGTGCCGCTGCTGACCTGCGAAGTGTTCCTGGAGCCGCGCGACGACGTGGTGGTGCTGTTCCACGGCACCTATGGCTTCCAGGAAGTGGGCCAGCAACGCATGGGCACCGAAGGCCCGCAGGTGAGCCTGCTCGCCAAGGACCTTCCGAGTTATGCTTTCGTGCGTGAAACCTACCTGGACCACGACGGCCTGCCCGATGTGCCGTGGCTGGCCGAACGCCAGCGCCCCGTCCACCCCGATACCCCCCAGCGCCGCCTCGCGGGAGAGCGGCGCCCGTGA
- the minC gene encoding septum site-determining protein MinC, producing MDTQEACDLRFGQVGIANVRIKRIDAAALCEELERRVRTAPQLFSRAAVVLDLSHLLHLPDDGTVDALLEAVRSAGMLPVGLAYGTSEVDALSQRMGLPLIAKFRAAYEPADGGSIAPPAPAAAAPAPAPEPPRRAEPVRQEPAPAAGPALGAQHVDGTVRSGQQVYARDRDLVVTGTIANAAEVIADGSIHIYGSLRGRAMAGAQGDEKARIYISNFHAELVAIAGHYRVFEQIPKDLEGQSVRCWLEGEKLLIAKL from the coding sequence ATGGATACACAAGAAGCCTGTGACCTGCGCTTTGGCCAGGTCGGCATAGCCAACGTACGTATCAAGCGAATTGACGCCGCCGCCCTCTGCGAAGAACTGGAACGGCGCGTGCGCACCGCACCGCAATTGTTCTCCCGCGCTGCCGTGGTGCTGGACCTGAGCCACCTGCTGCACCTGCCTGACGACGGCACGGTCGACGCCCTGCTCGAAGCGGTGCGCAGCGCCGGCATGCTGCCCGTGGGCCTGGCCTACGGCACCAGCGAAGTCGACGCGCTGTCCCAACGCATGGGCCTGCCGCTGATCGCCAAGTTCCGCGCCGCCTACGAGCCGGCCGACGGCGGCAGCATCGCGCCGCCCGCCCCGGCGGCGGCCGCTCCGGCGCCCGCGCCGGAACCGCCCCGTCGTGCCGAACCCGTGCGACAGGAACCCGCGCCCGCCGCCGGCCCGGCGCTGGGTGCGCAGCACGTCGACGGCACCGTGCGTTCCGGCCAACAGGTGTACGCACGCGACCGCGATCTGGTGGTCACCGGCACCATCGCCAACGCAGCCGAAGTGATCGCCGACGGCAGCATCCACATCTACGGCAGCCTGCGCGGCCGTGCGATGGCCGGCGCACAGGGCGATGAGAAAGCGCGCATATACATTTCGAACTTCCACGCGGAACTGGTGGCCATCGCCGGCCACTACCGCGTGTTCGAACAAATTCCAAAGGACCTGGAAGGCCAGTCTGTGCGATGCTGGCTCGAAGGGGAAAAACTGCTGATCGCCAAGCTGTGA
- the minD gene encoding septum site-determining protein MinD has protein sequence MTAEIIVVTSGKGGVGKTTTSASLATGLAIAGKKVAVIDFDVGLRNLDLIMGCERRVVYDFVNVVHGEATLKQALIKDKRYESLYVLAASQTRDKDALTQEGVEKVLEDLGKEGFDYVVCDSPAGIEKGAHLAMYFADHAVVVVNPEVSSVRDSDRILGLLSSKTRRAERGDGAIKQHLLLTRYNPARVAVGEMLSVKDVEEILGINVVGVIPESENVLAASNAGVPVILDDNSHAGQAYSDTVARILGEERAMRFLDAPKKGFFQRVFGG, from the coding sequence TTGACTGCTGAGATTATCGTTGTCACCTCGGGCAAGGGTGGCGTGGGCAAAACCACGACCAGCGCCTCGCTTGCCACGGGCCTTGCCATTGCCGGCAAGAAAGTCGCGGTGATCGATTTCGACGTCGGCCTGCGCAACCTCGACCTGATCATGGGCTGCGAACGTCGCGTGGTGTACGATTTCGTCAACGTCGTGCACGGCGAAGCCACGCTCAAGCAGGCACTGATCAAGGACAAGCGCTACGAGAGCCTGTACGTCCTGGCCGCCAGCCAGACGCGCGACAAGGACGCCCTCACCCAGGAAGGCGTCGAGAAGGTGCTCGAGGACCTTGGCAAGGAAGGCTTCGACTACGTCGTCTGCGATTCGCCGGCCGGCATCGAAAAGGGTGCACACCTGGCGATGTACTTCGCCGACCACGCCGTGGTGGTGGTGAACCCGGAAGTGTCCTCGGTGCGCGACTCGGACCGCATCCTGGGCCTGCTCTCCAGCAAGACCCGCCGCGCCGAGCGTGGCGACGGCGCCATCAAGCAGCACCTGCTGCTGACCCGCTACAACCCGGCCCGCGTGGCCGTGGGTGAGATGCTGAGCGTGAAGGACGTCGAGGAAATCCTCGGCATCAACGTGGTCGGCGTCATCCCCGAATCCGAAAACGTGCTGGCCGCATCCAATGCGGGCGTGCCGGTGATCCTGGACGACAACTCGCACGCCGGGCAGGCCTATAGCGACACGGTTGCCCGCATCCTCGGCGAGGAACGCGCCATGCGCTTTCTCGACGCGCCCAAGAAGGGCTTCTTCCAGCGCGTATTCGGAGGCTGA
- the minE gene encoding cell division topological specificity factor MinE → MGILDFLKRKPEPTASVAKERLRIIVAQERSTRGAPDYLPLLRNELLEVIKKYVHVDLEAININVERDSGHEILELSVALPEHAEAKPG, encoded by the coding sequence ATGGGTATTCTTGATTTCCTGAAGCGCAAGCCGGAACCCACCGCTTCCGTCGCCAAGGAGCGTCTTCGCATCATCGTGGCCCAGGAGCGCTCCACCCGGGGCGCACCTGACTACCTGCCGTTGCTGCGCAACGAGCTGCTCGAAGTGATCAAGAAATACGTCCACGTCGACCTCGAAGCCATCAACATCAACGTCGAGCGCGACAGCGGACACGAAATCCTCGAGCTTTCGGTAGCGCTGCCCGAACACGCCGAAGCCAAGCCCGGCTGA